Part of the Triticum aestivum cultivar Chinese Spring chromosome 4D, IWGSC CS RefSeq v2.1, whole genome shotgun sequence genome is shown below.
TCACCATCGTGGGTTCGTGCCTCTCTGTAACTCTACATAAGCTGCCTGATGGCAATACGATCGTTGCGTTCGATCTCTTCTTCCCTTCACTGGTGCCTGCTAAAACATCTTCCTAAGCCGTCGCCGATTTTCTAAGCAACGTTTTCACAGCCCGAAAATGATTCTACAATGTAATGTAGCACACAGCATCTGAGGAAATCTACAGACTACACATGACGCGTTCCTTTTGCTCTCGGCTTGAAATCAGGCGGGCAGCCAGACGGGGTTAGCCGTCCGTCGGTGGTTCCGGTGGTGAGGATCCGGTGGATCATGCATGGGCGGCCGCAGGAAACGTGGGTCTACGATCTTGCTTGACGTGTAAGGTTGGCAACGTACGGAGCCAACGGAAAGGAGTAGCAGCCCATAGTCCAAACGGAATGCATCCATGCATGCGCGCGGTTTGCAACTTGCAACGTGCAGCTGCACTTCAGAtccttcctctcctcccctcgCCTTTCCTTCATCCTCTCAAAAACCATCCTTCTCTTTACCAATCTGGGAGACAACCTATAAAATAAGCTGGCATTGTGGCCTTCACTACTGATAATATACATCTGGCGTAATATCTTTCTCACTGCCCACCTAGACCTAGTTATTGTGAATGATCTAATACGGAGGTTTAGAGCATTCCCAAGGATTTAACCCCTGAAATCATCCCATATGGAGTAAGAAAAGGACTTGAGCATATGATTTGACTAACCGTGGTCCACGGGGACAGTATCATCCGCCGGTTGCTGAGTGCGGGCGGGGAGGACCGCGTACTACATGATGatgatacatttatttttaaaaccaaaaataaaaaataaaaaatcaacACTACCAGCGAACGGTACAATACAGGAGCAGTGCTACTTTACTTTACTTGGAGCAGCGGTACGTGTTAGCTCAACAATACCGGAGGATACAACATGCGTAGCACCACTCAGCTACGTACGTAGGATGACGAACCGCTCACAATATAATCCACCTAGACCTAGGACTAGGAGTATAGCATAGTATATTCCTCTGGGCTGTGTCCAGAAAAAGGAGGCGTCTCCCGCACATCGTTGGCACCAGAGCTGCAAGGAGGCAAAGGAGGAGGACGGCACTGTGCTGCGCTGCAAGTTGCGGCCGTCTCGTTTTCACCGAGACAGAAATAGGGCGGGAGCGAATCGGGGCGTCCCGAAAAGAGGTTCGCTCGCATGCAGAGCAGAGGCGCTCCCAACGGGGAATGTGCGCCGGCTCTGCCCCTGAATATTGCCTCGCACGTAGGAGTAGTTGGGTGGTTGGTTATGGGCGAGCTGGTATCTATCCAGGGATGGAATGCAGAGGCCGCGCCGGCCGAAAAGCACCGGGCCTAAAATGCCCCCGTCGCTGTCTCCTGGCAGTGGCGTACAGATCCATCCTCCTCCTTCCCATCTTTATTTGGGGCCATTAACCGGTTGCTTCAAAAGTCTAAGCGCCCAACAAAACATGTAGTATTCAAAGTGTTTACAGTCTCAGGACCACTCCCACTAGCATCAAAGTGGACCTTTGAACCTGCTCTCCGATGCCTAGTGTGATCTGTGATGCAGCTCCGCTTGGTGGATAGTATACCACATGAACAGATGGACAGAGGGGAGCAAAGAAGAACTCACTAGCTCCCTAGTGCAATCACATGCCGGATGCAATTGCCAGTGCAGAtgtagtagtaacaaagaaaaaaAAATGCAGGACAAAATGTCACATGCAACTTACGATAATTCACATGCCTGGTGCAGCTGCCAGTGGTGATGAACAATATGTTTGATCTGACCGCAATCATAGGAAGCTTCAGAATGTAGGAAAGGGCACCGTCACCGCTCAAAGTCTCTTCTGTACTGATGAGTAGTATAATTTAAAAATATCGCCCGCTTGATCAAGCAGCCTGAATTTGACGCCCCGGCTGTTAGATGGTCAGAATCAGCTGGTGGTTGGCTGCAACCTTCATCTCCAGAATTAATGATAGCACATCACTTTGGTAGTAATTTAGTCCCCCGTAGAACACAGTTACTTTCAAATCGATCAACTCCAACATCCACATTCCACAAATTCAAAACAGTACCATACTGACTGAATGTTACTGCACAATGATCAACAGTAACATGCTATGTGTGACTGATTAGTTTATGGGAGGTGAGAGAGCAGCCTCACTGACTACAAGTCCACAAGATCCGTCCGATGGTGCTACAAAAGTATTTTCTTAACAAATTTGCTAATCATGAAGGGAATCCTCCCATCTAATCAGGCCCCATCCTCGGGGGAGCGAGAGGAATAATGCGGCGTGCATCACATTGCCTGTCTGCCTTGGGCAGCAGTAGCTGCCACTCTCGCTCACCGGCTTCCCAACCAAGACAAGATGGAAATGGAGGTGCCTATTTGATTAATTCTGCTGCTACTACACTATCAATTATACTTTTGTCTAGCCTTCATATAAATATGCAGTGGAAATGTGCCATTGGATCATTGGAGTAGGAGGGTTCAAGCAAGGGTTTAACAAGTGAGGGTGGCTCACTCACATGGGAGGTGTGTGCGCTTCAGTGGCACATCACATGCCTACCGAAAGGGGTTTCCTAGTAGCTGCTTGGAGCAGTGGAGGAGGATCTTGCCCTTGTGGGTGCATAATCTACTCCAATCTCAGCCTTTTCAGTTTAATATTCAGATGATTTTTATAGGATCATGCGTTTTTGTTGTCATCATTAGCGTCGGTGCGCGAGAGCCAACACTGCACTATCAGAAAGCCACTCCTGCACAAAACCTCGACAGATTAGGTGGGTTGTCTTGTTACTATCAGGATCTACCAAAATTAGCTATGATTAGGGTTTTTACCGATGAAAGCAAAACACTTTTAGTTGACCTTTTTTTTCCACGGCACATTGGAGGCAAAATAGCTAGTAAGTTGACATTTTCCGTGAGTAGAGTAAAGGATTACCATCAGTCTAAGACTGGCATAATTATTGTTAAACATTCACTAATGGCCTTTCAACTTGTGTGATCATTAGAGCTGCCTAGTTATAGCTATAGCTAGTTCCTACCTAAGATTATCCACCAAGGTACGCCGTTCAGAGATTAACAAAGTGAGCAACCTAGCTGCCCTGACCAACTAGCATGGATATACTTCTCCAAATTCCCTGCAACCTTTTCACAGATCCTACAGCTCGAGATATActaatgtgccacttggtgaataacTAATTTTGTTGTTTAAAGCAAAGACAAGAGATTACAAAATTACCAGACTGGTTCCTTTCCATGTTGATTAGAAGAAAAGCAAGGCGTCATGTGAAGGGAGCCTCAAGTCACATGCATGCTACCCCCATGCTACTCTACTCTACAAGAACAGGTTGTTGATTCCTGGAGGAACAGGTCAGGTTTAGTTCGCTTCCCCCCAGCCCATAGGCCATAACACAAAGGATCAATATTTTCTTTTCCATCCCTGCTGGTTACCTTTTTAACTCTTCTTTTTTGCTGAGCAAATATGGCCAGGTTGGGAAATCACATGCATGGATCGATACGCTTGGGGCAGAGCTGTAATCAGCTCACATGGGGGAAATTGTTTCCAATCTACTCCTCTTTGGATGTTGTTGGGCGTTTCTTTTCATGCTACCACAACAAGTTTGAGCACCAGGAATAGTCTAGCTAGATTAAATTTACAATGACAGACTGGTAACTTTTCTGCGAGAATTACTCGGCATCTTTCTAAAATCTGGATGTACAGTTGGAGAGTGGTTGGCCGACCACACATATCATTTTCTTGGTTTATTTTACACAAAGAGATGTAGGAAGGGAGGGTATATACTTTTCTTGGGTCACATCCAATCCATCTGTTTCGTAGGGGGAAAAGAGATAAGAAGGCGACCGAATTTACAGCTAAATTGACATGTAGTTACTGTGGAGTTGGGTGCATTGTACAGACAGCTAGTGCAAGTGGGTGTGTGGGGTTCGACTTGTAGGAACCAGCTGCTAAATGCTAGTTAAGCGGCAGCTTTTGCATCTGGATTAAGCGTGGGCAAGCTCGACACGAGACTAACAGCCTGGTTGATGTTGTGTACATGCATAGATTCCATTTCGCAGGCCCTACACTGCACCCAACGGTATACTATGATCAGTACTATGAGTAGTAGATAAAGAACAAAGCTCATGGCCTGTTTCTTACACCGTCTGGCATGAAATGAAGGCAGGAGGTGCCTGTCCTCCACACGCTGCAAATATTCTTGCCGAGATCATGTCATGTCATGTGTGGGTTCCAAGCAGAAGCACTCCATGACTGAATTGGAGTGAACTAATTCATGCAAGTGTTGTACTGTAGGACTGGAATTGGATCTACTGGCTAGCTAGACAATAGACACCAAATGAATTCTAGGGGTAGTAGGAGTATATGAGCGAGCATCTATCTACATTCGCGTGGATCTTTTCTTTCCTCCAACGGAGAGAGGACGCAGACGCGTCATCTCCTGATCCGTGCATGATCCATCCAAGCAGCCCTGGAGCCAACCAATAATTCGTCGCGTCCAAGTACACATGGAGGcatgtggcattcaaaacattttaaaAACCGGAGGGTGGCGCTGGTCCCCGGCGCATTTCTGTCCGGGCCAAACCGATCGataggagtactagtagtagatagAGAGAGGGACTGGTACCGGAGCAGCGGGTCACACGCCACGGCACACACGCCAAGAAACCTTCTTCGCCTTCTTTCTTCCCCCACCTCACCTGTGATTGATTGATTCTGTATGTGGTGAAAAAACGGTaaaattgacaaatttgacctatggatgaaatcaaatcacacaatgaactgcccgtgaaactatttcacgcagctgacctttttgtgtgacgcccgacacgaaggcgtcacattacactgtgcaacgcctcacacaTAGACGCTACACGCCTagccagcgtcgcacccgtgtgattcgaaaattactaagtcagtgtgcagcgcctgagagctaggcgccacactatacagtgtagcgcctagcttctaggcgttgcactagtggttgcttcattttatAGTGCAACCATTAGTGcaacgcctgagagctaggcgccacactatacagtgcagcgcctagctcttaggctctgcacaatgacttagtaatttttaggcagtctgggatgcaacgctggccaggcgtgtagcgcctatctgtgaggcgttgcacagtgtagtgtggtgtaacaccccggatgtaactttccataattgtaactccaactcttgccattttcggctatgtgttatgatattccctccgtggtagggttttgtctttcgttttgcattttgttcatgtcatgcatctcatatcatgtcatcatgtgcattgcatttgcatacgtgttcgtcttatgcatccgagcattttccccgttgtccgttttgcaatccgacactcccacatgcaccggcgcacccctcttgtctcttttcgtgagcgggtgttaaacgttctcgaaatggaccgaggtttgtcaagtggccttggtataccaccgatagaccacctgtcaagtttcgttccatttgaaggtcgtttgatgctccaacggttaaccgggtaaccgcaaagtccttttgtgtgtttcagcaaaacccccctccaaacagcccaataacccatctaagtcccctccatgctctcggtcgttcgatcacgatcgtgtggccgaaaaccgcactccatttggagtctcctagctccctctagctataaataggtgATTCCCCCGTTAttttcgcgcagatcaaaccctagccccgctccctccgcgcgctggacacgtccgcccggcgccggacgaaccccgccgccgcgcccgaccaaccgcgagccgccacgtggcgcccccgcCGTCCgtacgccgccggcccgcgaggcccgcgcTAGGCCCCCGCGACCCAGTTCGCCGCCGACCGCCTCCGTCCACGTCGTCGCCGGCGCGCCCGCACCCGTCGCCGGCCGCTGCCGCCTCCCCGTCCCCGTCCggcgcctcctccctctccctcgagctcctcCGGACGCCGCGGCTCCGTCTCCGGTGAGCCTCGAGCCGGCGCGATCCAGATCTGCCCGAGAGGTCGACTTTTTCCCCTCTCGATTTCTGCCAAGTCCCGAAGTTTCAACATTCTGGAGCCATGTTCATTGTATCATAACTCTTTGCATACTGccccatttcgtgcgtgtaatatatcaaaatgttcgccatgAGATGCtcatcattttgttccattgtgacatgctcgtttgagtccatattgatgcccaaatctctggtgcaagagtgctatatgatgtttactgctgttacttatcagaacttggtgatttgttatttttgttgcaattgatgtgtgcatcttatgagtatgagctctacatgtgttttgatctatgccatgccatctttacagtggtgtatgccatgtatttttgtgatctatgtggtgactagcacaagcatgcaaactaggctttcgtgatgtttctgttttcagggacggGATTTTTGccgtctgttactgctgttattttgttgccatgtatccatgtgtctacagagagattcatgcttcttttgggcatgttcagtaaggctgttttgtagatatggttattatctatccatccttgcccctgtttgcaattatggagtgccatagcatgccttaatcttgctctacttttgctataaaatattcctggcagattgttaacatgatattcaattttgccaaggttgttgtagttgatccatacatgctataaacttgatcttgccatggttagcttcataaacatgctatattgctgtaggtatgcttgttttgtcatgcattgccttgtgatgagtgactcaagctcacaaagaggccttcataattctgttaatgccatgttctgttttctgccaagtctggaacctgttaacgaaacttgctatgtttacatgggtgccatcatatcttatgatcctttttggctcatggtcagtaagggacttttgttatatgctttgagtagaatcatgccatgccttgttttgctatgttagatttctgtagcatgttgatttcttgctctaaacatggcttacTGATGTtatttcagtcatgtccagtattttctctaagtctgctaacctgatattttttgcacttttgccatgcttgtttgaacctgttatggtgtgatctagccgtagctcagtgttcatcttttgtcaagcatctcctttagattactgccatatgctttgttgctatgatagggtgctgtagcatagttacttgatgtattctaagtgctatcatgctgttaatcacagaatcgtgtcattcttgttttgcttgccatttgcaaaccgtgcatccgtttccggtgatctttatatcgatttcgaacaaaatcatctcatctttccagtggcatacttggtttgccaagttactgccttgttcattctttttcttccggagcacgcatatgcatcgcataccacatctcgcatatcatgcatgttgtgcatcatgttgcttgtgcttttcccgtgattgattgtggttccattgcttgtgttcttgctgtgggtagagccgggagacgagttcgtgaacgaggaacctgttgagtacgcttacgaggatcaagctttcgacaactctgagaaccttgcaggcaagatgaccataccctcgaaatcacttctatctttgttttgctagttgttcgttatgctgcgctacctaccacttgctatatcatgcctcccatattgccatgtcaagtctcttaccatcctttcctagcaaaccgttgtttggctaagttaccgcttttgcgcagcccttcttatagcgttgctagttgcaggtgaagttgaagttggttctattttggaacatggatatgttggcatatcacaatatctcttatttaattaatgcatctatatatttggtaaagggtggaagactcggccttatacctggtgttttgttccactcttaccgccttagtttccgtcataccggtattatgttccttgagtttgcgttccttacgcggttgggtgatttatgggacccccttgacagttcgccttgaataaaactcctccagtaaggcccaactttggttttaccatttgccacctaagcctttttcccttgggtttcgcgagcccgagggtcatctttattttaaacccccgggccagtgctcctccgagtattggtccaaaccgtcagtcgccggtggccaccaggggcaactctgggctcgcctatcggaagcttggacaatccggtgtgccctgagaatgagatatgtgcagttcctatcgggatttgtcggcacattcgggcggctttgctggtcttgttttaccattgtcgaaatgtcttgtaaaccgggattccgagactgatcgggtctttccgggagaaggtttatccttcgttgaccgtgagagcttataatgagctaagttgggacacccctgcagggtattatctttcgaaagccatgcccgcggttatgaggcagatgggaatttgttaatgtccggttgtagagaacttgacacgtgatttaattaaaatacatcaaccgtgtgtgtagccgtgatggtctcttctcggcggagtccgggaagtgaacacggtttgagtgatgcatgaacgtaagtagtttcaggatcacttcttaatcatttctagcttcgcgaccgttgcgttgcttcttttctcgctctcattggcgtatgttagccaccatatttgcttagtgcctgctgcagctccacctcattacaccatcctttcctataagcttaaatagtcttgatctcgcgggtgtgagattgttaagtcctcgtgactcacagattctaccaaaatagttgcaggtgtcgacgataccagtgcagatgacgcaaccgagttcaagtgggagttcgacgaggaacgtggtcgttactatgtttcttttcctgatgatcagtagtggagcccagttgggacgatcggggatctagcatttggggttgtcttcttttattttggttccatagtcggacctatgtgtgtactctaatTGCTGTATgattaaattatgtattgtgtgaagtgacgattgtaagccaactctcgttatcccattcttattcattacatgggattgtgtgaagataacccttcttgcgacaatatcacaatgcggttatgcctctaagtcgtgcctcgacacgtgggagatataaccgcatcgtgggcgttacatgtggcgccttcgtgtcgagcgttacacaaaaaggtcagccgcgtgaaatagtttcacgggcagttcattctgtgatttgatttcgttcaCGGGTCAAATTTATCAAATTTGCCTAAAAAACGCCAGGAATATATCAGTACGTATCATGATTGGAGAGGGCTGACCCAGCCAGAGTTATTCGCCTCGGATCATGTGCTGGTTGCGCTTGATCGATGGATGGATCGCTCGTGTGCCGTGCTGTCGCGTGTGCATTTCCAGTTCAGGGGCATGGGCCAACCCAACAGCTTGTAACTAAGTGCCAGtaccaaacatgcatgcatgcctgCTTGTGTGTTTATTGTAACGAACACGGTGTTTCCACGCTCTGTTCGTGCTGCCTCCGGCCTTCCTTTCATTTCCATTTTTATTTATGTCCGTGGTGATTCGTTCATGTGATGGCGATTGTTTAGTTTGCGAGTGAGAGAAAATGTGGAGCGTCTCGATCAGAGGGGAAAGAGTGAGGCGTCACAGACCCCTGACCTACCAGAAAGGGATCCACATCCACAggttggggtggggggaggggaagTGGCCCCTGACCCCTGACTGAAGTGGTTTGGGTTTGGGTTGGGAGATGGACAGATGGATGGTGGCCGTGCAGCTAGAGCAGAGAGGGACATCCTGGCCCGGCTCCGGCTCTGGCTCCGCGCTTGTTGGATCGGATCGGATGGGATGGGATCGGAACCAGATGGAGAGCCCACCATAGGCCCCATTAACAACCCTGAAAAAGCCTGTAATTGTAAATGACGGCAGTTGCGTGATTTTCATGGGTGCCCGTCCGGCGTAGCTTGTCCGTGCATGCATGCGCGCCTGCGTGCCGCACAGTCTAGATAGGAGCATAGCAGGGAAGTGATCTCAACTGGACAGGTGAACCGCGGGGCGCCACCCGAGCTTGATCCCATCGCATGCGGAACGCGACAAGTGGCGGCCGCTCCCCATTCGCTCGCTACGTAGAACGTCACGTGACCTTTATCTTCCTGTTTCCTCtctctcttctttctttctttttttctttctttctttattttcacAAGAGGCTTTCAGCCCCGTGAAACGGAATTTCAATCTGTCCACACCAATGAGAAGTACCCAACTTTCAGCCTCGCCTCCCTCTCCCGCTCCCACTATCACATCCAAAATGATCATGCAAGCTGCTTCTTGCTTCTGAATCTGCAACTAGTCTCTCGCCTTGGAGTAGGAAGTACGCGTCGACACCAAACTGATCCTGATGCAACTGCATTTAGGAGGTGGTTCCAGCGGAGCAGGAGCACAAATCCATTTAGTATGTTCATCTACGTGGCCTTGAGCTTTTCCATTATATGGTAGTGCACGCACTAAAGACTGCCCGGGCCGGGGCTTGGCTGAACAGAACTGGACCAAACGCATCGGTTAGCTACAAGACGCCAAGGCAAGCAGGCCCACGCAAACATCGCATGCATCACCGTGCGACCGCCATTAGTGCCGCCCATCCAACACACTGACCCACAACTGCTTGTCATGATCCAATCAACAACTTTCTTGAGAGAGAGCAAAGCATGATCCAATCAACAACTTTCTTGAGAGAGAGCAAAGCATGATCCAATCAACAACTTTCTTGACAGAGAGCAAAGTTACAGTCCACGCCTCTGCCTGCCTCTCAGATCAAGTACGCACACGCTTCCGAAGCTACCGCGGCCAATGGCTGCTGCTTCAGTCACTTATATTTGATGAAAAATTGCAAGGGGCCGTGTGTGGATTTTTGGACTAAAGTGTTCAATACAATACAGGGACCAAATAGCCCCCAGCTGCGACGCGATAATGATCTTCCTAATTTCCCACTCAAATTGATCTTAAATAAATTTCACCAGCTTCTTCTAGGCTTACGACAACAGAATATGGACTACATCAAATACACAATCACATCCTGAACTGTATCACAGCATGAAGAGAAAAAAGTGGAAAGTCGTATAATACTACAAGGCACGAAAACCGCCGGTATGGATCAGCACAAGGCCTGAAAGCGTTTTAGAGGAGAAAAATAATATATGGGTGGCTTCAGACCCTTTCAAATCATTGGGAAGGCGAGTCACCATACTGCCACGGGTTGAACTCGATGGAGCTCACGTCTGTCTCCTCGGCGACGACGCTAGAGCTGTCTATCGCAGCCCGGTGCTCGGCGTATCTGCCATTGTACTCATACACCTCCAGATCGCCCCACGGCGTAGGGGAGATGTCCTCGGTCATTTTGAACCATTTTGGAGTAAATTGCTCCCCCTTGGTGTCCCGAATTTTCTTCTCAGCTCTTTGTTGTTCTTCAAGCCTGAAAGCATACATGAACACAAACATCAGATAAATACCGATGAAAGGCAAGCCACATTCCTCAAATGTCAATATGATTTGTAAAGTTGAGTGTCAAGCCGCAACAACTAGCTATGGGAAGTATAGAAAAGTCGGTAATTACCTGCTCTTGTGTGCCCCAGATTTAGACATGTCGCCCTTCTCAAGGGCATATCTGTCGGGCCTTAATCGGGAGTCTGAAGGCAAGAGCTTCTTAGGTGCTGTATCAAAGCTATTTATTTTGTGCGCAAAGTATGTATACTGGTACTTGTCATTCGGTGGAGCAGGAGCGGCTTTCCAGACCTGGGACAAGTACAATTTCAGCAGCAGCAAATATCCACTAGTAAGACAGCACGCCTAATATAACCTAGAGTCTCTGTACTGATGAATACTGAAAGAAAGCCTTACCTCTTTTAGCTCGGTCCCTGGAAGAGGATCACCTTCTTGATCACAAGGCTGGTAACTCATGGACTTGTTCCATTTTCCTGTCATCATTATTTTCGGTTCTTCAGCTGCAGTATATACATACCCATCCACCTCGAATCGCCCAGCCCTGACATAAACAGTAAGATGAGAGGCTGCATTATGAACTAGAATTAACTATTGAGCTCTATGAATGAAAACAACCCACATATATGAGGCCGCATTGTAATGGGAGATAAAGATCAGAAGAACTACTACAAAATACTAAACTGAACAAGGACGGTCAATACTAACATACCCAAACCAGCCGCATGGCTGGAAATACAGCACGGCTTTGTCTCCAGTTGTCAGATTTGTCAGGACCATCTCTCCAAAAGAGTCTACCCATGTGCGCCCAAATATTAAGTTGTTGACCTTGGTCAGTGGTGGTA
Proteins encoded:
- the LOC123097911 gene encoding oxysterol-binding protein-related protein 3A, whose product is MGSKDQDLAASSGGGGGFFSSIAAGVRSWGTAVHKSVNGLVGYEGLEVINPDGGTDDAEAEAMKGRWKQEDRDSYWKMMNKYIGSDVTSLVTLPVIIFEPMSMLQKMAELMEYCDLLDKADECEDPHMRMVYASTWALSAYLAYHRTWKPFNPILGETYEMVNHQGITFIAEQVSHHPPMGVAHCENDHFTYDITSKLKTKFLGNSVEVYPVGRTRVTLKKSGVVLELVPPLTKVNNLIFGRTWVDSFGEMVLTNLTTGDKAVLYFQPCGWFGAGRFEVDGYVYTAAEEPKIMMTGKWNKSMSYQPCDQEGDPLPGTELKEVWKAAPAPPNDKYQYTYFAHKINSFDTAPKKLLPSDSRLRPDRYALEKGDMSKSGAHKSRLEEQQRAEKKIRDTKGEQFTPKWFKMTEDISPTPWGDLEVYEYNGRYAEHRAAIDSSSVVAEETDVSSIEFNPWQYGDSPSQ